A window from candidate division TA06 bacterium encodes these proteins:
- a CDS encoding PEGA domain-containing protein yields the protein MQNKMRIVMMAAIMALAIVLPVQAQKLTVSVTDLKITSGLSEAEGEQLTKKLLNELAAIKAYEVLDIAQRDYILKEQGFQQTGACDQSSCLVEVGQLLGVQKMIGGSIGKVSGVYSVELQMVDVKTSRLDMPFSRSYADGSKLLGAMKEAAAEFSKWKPTAVAQAIAPLSVDYGGLVIRSTPPGAKIFLDGADVGTTPGQLSKIEAGEHQVIIAKDGYSSFSKTVTVAKNITTTVSAVLTKEYGSLSITSEPANASVFIDGVSKGLTGSTGLSVSGLGIGAHKIKVTKAGYQAYEVEMTIESGDGNSLNAQLTPKPGSIVITSTPGGASVTVDGTPRGNTPCSVTGLEPGTYSVKVEKTGYQDGEISVNIGAGQSVAKAVVLRTQPQPLPSREGAKGLGRGEGRGEAD from the coding sequence ATGCAAAATAAAATGCGCATTGTCATGATGGCCGCCATTATGGCTTTGGCCATAGTCCTACCGGTGCAGGCCCAAAAGCTGACCGTTTCGGTGACCGACCTGAAGATCACCAGCGGTCTGTCGGAAGCCGAGGGCGAGCAGCTGACCAAAAAATTGCTAAACGAGCTGGCGGCAATCAAGGCTTACGAGGTTCTGGACATTGCCCAGCGCGATTATATTCTCAAAGAGCAGGGGTTCCAGCAAACCGGCGCCTGTGACCAGAGTTCATGCCTGGTCGAGGTCGGCCAACTGTTGGGCGTGCAGAAGATGATCGGCGGCAGCATAGGTAAGGTAAGCGGCGTGTACTCGGTTGAATTGCAAATGGTGGACGTAAAAACCTCGCGGTTGGACATGCCGTTTTCGCGAAGCTACGCCGATGGCTCAAAATTGCTTGGAGCCATGAAGGAGGCGGCCGCCGAGTTCAGCAAATGGAAGCCCACGGCCGTGGCGCAGGCCATAGCCCCGCTGAGCGTGGATTACGGAGGTTTGGTCATACGCTCCACGCCGCCGGGCGCAAAGATATTCTTAGACGGGGCGGATGTGGGAACAACCCCGGGGCAGTTGTCAAAAATCGAGGCCGGCGAGCATCAGGTTATCATCGCCAAGGACGGCTACAGCAGTTTTAGCAAGACCGTAACGGTCGCTAAAAATATTACCACCACGGTCAGCGCTGTTTTGACAAAGGAATACGGGTCGTTAAGCATAACTTCGGAGCCAGCTAACGCCAGTGTATTCATAGATGGGGTTTCAAAAGGTTTAACAGGTTCCACAGGTTTAAGTGTATCTGGGCTGGGCATAGGGGCGCACAAAATAAAAGTTACCAAAGCGGGCTACCAGGCCTACGAAGTGGAGATGACCATAGAAAGCGGGGACGGCAACAGCCTGAATGCCCAGCTGACCCCCAAGCCCGGCAGCATTGTGATTACCAGCACACCAGGCGGGGCCAGCGTAACGGTGGACGGCACACCCCGGGGAAACACCCCCTGCTCGGTAACGGGCTTGGAGCCGGGAACATACTCCGTTAAAGTGGAAAAGACCGGCTACCAGGACGGGGAAATAAGCGTAAACATTGGAGCCGGGCAGAGCGTGGCGAAGGCGGTGGTATTACGAACCCAACCCCAACCCCTTCCCTCGAGGGAAGGGGCGAAGGGGTTAGGTCGAGGAGAGGGACGGGGAGAGGCGGACA
- a CDS encoding histidine--tRNA ligase yields MKFQASKGTYDVMPDQAHLWQHIESVIREQARLYGFKEIRTPVFENTALFVKGTGDATDIVQKEMYTFTDKGQRSITLRPEGTPPVLRALIEHNSLKEQPYVKVFYLAPMFRYERPQAGRMRQHTQFGVEIVGPDSPVADIEAISVLFSVLQKLGLSGLKLRLNSVGCRTCHPAYREKLVAHFKPKLGGLCDNCKDRINRNPLRILDCKIDREKVLDAPAAIANLCPACAAHFEKVRSLLGDLDIPFVIDNTLVRGLDYYTRTVFEVASAHLGAQDALGGGGRYDGLVEELGGDKAPGVGFASGLERYLLALKNQGANLPQEKRPDVYIATLGDEAVKKGNLLCSRLRQKGLICEQELLGRSLKAQLREAGRLNARYVALIGEDEIKKGVVTLKDMDKHEQAEVAFDEIMNNVPKYCQCE; encoded by the coding sequence ATGAAATTTCAAGCCAGCAAAGGCACCTACGACGTGATGCCGGACCAGGCCCATCTCTGGCAGCACATAGAATCGGTGATCCGGGAACAGGCCCGGCTATATGGCTTCAAGGAAATACGCACTCCGGTTTTTGAAAACACCGCGCTGTTCGTCAAGGGCACCGGGGACGCCACCGACATCGTCCAGAAGGAGATGTACACCTTCACCGACAAGGGGCAACGCTCCATCACCCTGCGGCCCGAAGGGACGCCGCCGGTCTTAAGGGCGCTGATCGAGCATAATTCCTTGAAAGAACAACCCTATGTCAAGGTGTTCTACCTGGCCCCCATGTTCCGCTACGAGCGGCCCCAGGCCGGCCGGATGCGCCAGCACACCCAGTTCGGGGTGGAGATCGTCGGCCCGGACAGCCCGGTGGCCGACATCGAGGCAATCTCGGTGCTTTTTTCCGTCTTGCAGAAGCTCGGGTTATCAGGCCTGAAGCTGCGGCTCAACTCCGTCGGCTGCCGGACCTGCCACCCCGCCTACCGGGAGAAGCTGGTCGCGCATTTCAAGCCGAAGCTTGGCGGGCTTTGCGATAACTGTAAAGACCGCATCAACCGGAATCCCTTAAGGATACTGGACTGCAAGATCGACCGTGAAAAAGTTCTTGACGCGCCTGCCGCCATCGCCAATCTGTGCCCGGCCTGTGCGGCACATTTCGAGAAAGTTCGGTCGCTGCTGGGCGATCTGGACATTCCCTTCGTGATTGATAATACCTTGGTACGGGGACTTGATTATTACACTCGCACAGTTTTTGAGGTCGCGTCAGCCCATTTGGGGGCGCAGGACGCCTTGGGCGGAGGCGGCCGTTATGACGGCCTGGTCGAAGAATTGGGCGGAGATAAGGCTCCGGGGGTGGGATTTGCCTCCGGTCTGGAACGATACCTTCTGGCGCTGAAGAATCAGGGCGCAAATCTGCCGCAGGAGAAAAGGCCGGATGTCTACATTGCCACTTTGGGGGATGAGGCGGTAAAGAAGGGGAACCTGCTTTGCTCCCGGTTGCGGCAAAAGGGCTTGATCTGCGAGCAGGAACTTCTGGGCCGCAGTTTAAAGGCCCAGCTGCGCGAGGCCGGAAGGCTTAACGCCCGCTACGTGGCCCTGATCGGCGAGGACGAGATCAAGAAGGGCGTAGTGACGCTGAAGGACATGGACAAACACGAGCAGGCCGAGGTGGCCTTCGACGAGATAATGAACAATGTGCCCAAGTACTGCCAGTGCGAGTAG
- the vanZ gene encoding VanZ family protein, whose product MRKKIIIWGPVAAWLVLMVTATSIPNLRTPSEYSHADPIFHLAAYLALAVLAARAVFMSDYRHKGLWAVLLVLGLGLAAIDEYHERWIPGRTVSFLDFSMDAIGFAAGAGLSKLRYKNKDEDQ is encoded by the coding sequence ATGCGGAAGAAAATAATCATCTGGGGGCCGGTAGCAGCCTGGCTGGTTTTGATGGTCACCGCCACCTCCATTCCCAATTTAAGGACCCCGTCCGAGTATTCCCACGCCGACCCGATATTCCACCTCGCGGCCTATCTGGCGCTGGCAGTGCTGGCGGCCCGGGCGGTCTTTATGTCCGACTACCGGCACAAGGGACTATGGGCTGTCCTGCTGGTTCTGGGATTGGGGCTGGCCGCCATTGACGAGTATCATGAAAGATGGATACCGGGGCGGACAGTTTCGTTTTTGGATTTTTCCATGGACGCAATAGGTTTTGCGGCTGGCGCCGGGCTTTCCAAACTGCGGTATAAGAACAAGGATGAAGACCAATGA
- a CDS encoding PTS sugar transporter subunit IIA translates to MKINEILDLNCVKIPLNGTTKEEIISELVSLMAGAGLIENQPELLRSAMEREGLMSTGIGKGVAIPHGRTKELKKMAGAFGISRQPVDFGSLDDQPVQIFFFVATPQNFIADHVKALALVSRLLNRDQVREQLVHAAGAEEALKIFSQVE, encoded by the coding sequence ATGAAGATCAACGAAATTTTAGATTTGAATTGCGTCAAAATCCCGCTGAACGGGACCACCAAGGAAGAGATCATCTCGGAACTGGTGAGTTTGATGGCCGGGGCCGGTTTGATCGAGAATCAGCCGGAATTGCTCCGTTCGGCCATGGAGCGGGAGGGACTGATGTCCACCGGGATCGGCAAGGGCGTGGCCATTCCCCACGGACGCACCAAGGAACTGAAGAAAATGGCCGGGGCCTTCGGCATCAGCCGGCAGCCGGTGGACTTTGGGTCGCTGGACGACCAGCCGGTGCAGATCTTCTTCTTCGTGGCCACCCCCCAGAATTTCATAGCCGACCATGTCAAGGCCCTGGCCCTGGTCTCCCGCCTTTTGAACCGGGATCAGGTACGGGAACAGTTAGTCCATGCGGCCGGCGCCGAAGAAGCGCTGAAGATATTCAGCCAGGTGGAATAA
- the hypE gene encoding hydrogenase expression/formation protein HypE: protein MPNNDKILLAHGSGGRLSHELIEKVFKTRFSNPMLNQGDDSAEFRMQKAESRMAFTTDSYVVKPLFFPGGDIGRLAVCGTVNDLAMKGAKPLYLSVGFIIEEGFPLETLEKVVDSMALAAKEAGVFIVTGDTKVVDKGACDGLFINTSGVGLIPEGVNVSGSLATPEDVVIISGTIGDHGAAVINARNNFGLSGNLLSDAAPLGSLVSAIRKAGLVKVFRDPTRGGLATTLNEIAGQSKVTITIEEEKIPIKPEVKGACEMLGLDPLYVANEGKLIAVVPEEDSGKILKALHQDPLGREAEIIGKVEPGKPQVLLTTFLGSRRPLMMLEGEALPRIC, encoded by the coding sequence TTGCCAAACAACGATAAAATACTTTTAGCCCACGGCTCGGGAGGGCGTTTGTCCCACGAACTGATAGAAAAGGTCTTCAAGACGAGGTTCTCCAACCCGATGCTCAACCAGGGGGACGACTCTGCCGAGTTCAGAATGCAAAAGGCAGAAAGCAGAATGGCGTTTACCACGGACTCTTATGTCGTAAAACCCCTGTTCTTTCCCGGCGGGGACATCGGGCGGCTGGCGGTCTGCGGCACGGTCAACGACCTGGCCATGAAGGGGGCCAAACCGTTGTATCTCTCCGTAGGCTTCATCATCGAAGAAGGATTTCCGCTTGAGACGTTGGAGAAGGTGGTTGATTCCATGGCACTGGCGGCAAAAGAGGCGGGTGTGTTCATAGTCACCGGGGACACCAAAGTAGTGGACAAAGGCGCCTGTGACGGTCTGTTCATCAATACATCAGGGGTGGGATTGATCCCGGAGGGCGTAAATGTCTCCGGCTCTTTGGCAACGCCGGAAGATGTCGTCATCATCAGCGGGACGATTGGCGACCACGGGGCGGCAGTGATCAACGCCAGAAATAATTTTGGCCTAAGCGGCAACCTTTTAAGCGACGCGGCTCCGTTGGGCAGCCTGGTTAGCGCCATACGGAAAGCCGGTCTGGTCAAGGTTTTTCGTGACCCGACCCGGGGCGGGTTGGCCACCACTCTGAATGAGATCGCCGGACAGTCAAAAGTGACCATCACCATCGAGGAAGAAAAAATACCGATCAAGCCCGAAGTGAAGGGCGCCTGCGAGATGCTGGGCCTGGACCCGCTGTATGTGGCCAACGAGGGCAAGCTGATAGCTGTCGTCCCCGAAGAAGACTCGGGAAAGATATTGAAGGCCTTGCACCAGGACCCGCTGGGCAGGGAGGCGGAGATCATTGGAAAAGTTGAACCCGGCAAACCGCAGGTTCTTTTGACAACTTTTCTGGGAAGCAGGCGGCCGTTGATGATGTTAGAGGGAGAGGCCTTGCCGCGGATATGTTAA
- the hypD gene encoding hydrogenase formation protein HypD — MIDLDKFRDPAVAAKLVKRIEALCDGPAALMEVCGTHTMAISQFGIRGLIPKSIKLLSGPGCPVCVTSLYDIDRMIAMAGLKDVIFATFGDMVRVPGSRSSLREAKSQGADVRILYSPLDALQIAAENRRKQVVFAGVGFETTSPTIIATVLEAKEKGIDNFSVYPAFKTVPNALKAILESGKTKIDGFLCPGHVSAIIGSQPYQFIPAQYQIPCVIAGFEPLDILESIAMLLQQIKTHKKDNQEFSVQTEYRRGVPDAGNPHALAMLEKVMQPCTAEWRAIGSIPETGLCFREEYRSFDAAKRFDIKVEPAKEPEGCLCGQVMMGLHQPDECPMFGKKCTSESPVGPCMVSSEGACAAWYKYGTEN; from the coding sequence ATGATAGATCTCGATAAATTCCGCGATCCGGCCGTGGCCGCAAAGTTGGTTAAGAGGATCGAGGCCCTGTGCGACGGGCCGGCAGCCTTGATGGAGGTTTGCGGCACCCATACCATGGCCATCTCCCAGTTCGGCATCAGGGGCCTGATACCCAAGTCAATAAAGCTTCTGTCCGGGCCGGGCTGTCCGGTCTGCGTCACTTCTCTTTACGACATCGACCGGATGATCGCCATGGCCGGGCTGAAGGACGTGATCTTCGCTACTTTCGGCGATATGGTCCGGGTGCCGGGCTCGCGCAGCAGCCTGCGGGAGGCCAAGTCCCAAGGGGCCGATGTCAGGATCCTGTATTCCCCGCTGGATGCCCTGCAGATCGCTGCCGAGAACCGCCGGAAACAGGTAGTCTTCGCCGGAGTGGGCTTCGAGACCACTTCGCCCACCATCATCGCCACGGTGTTGGAGGCAAAAGAGAAAGGCATTGATAATTTTTCGGTTTACCCGGCCTTCAAGACCGTGCCTAATGCCCTGAAGGCGATACTGGAATCGGGCAAAACAAAGATCGACGGGTTCCTCTGCCCGGGCCATGTCTCGGCCATCATCGGCAGCCAGCCTTACCAGTTCATACCGGCCCAATATCAGATCCCCTGCGTCATCGCCGGGTTCGAGCCGCTGGACATCCTGGAATCAATTGCGATGCTGTTGCAGCAGATCAAAACTCATAAAAAAGACAACCAGGAATTTAGCGTGCAGACCGAATACCGGCGCGGAGTGCCCGATGCCGGGAATCCCCACGCTTTGGCCATGCTGGAGAAGGTAATGCAGCCCTGCACCGCCGAATGGCGGGCCATTGGCAGCATCCCGGAGACCGGGCTTTGCTTCCGGGAAGAATACAGGTCATTCGACGCCGCAAAACGCTTTGACATCAAGGTGGAGCCTGCCAAAGAGCCGGAAGGATGTCTGTGCGGCCAGGTGATGATGGGATTGCATCAGCCGGATGAATGCCCCATGTTCGGGAAAAAGTGCACGTCGGAAAGCCCGGTGGGGCCGTGCATGGTGTCTTCCGAAGGGGCCTGCGCCGCCTGGTACAAGTACGGCACGGAAAATTAA
- a CDS encoding HypC/HybG/HupF family hydrogenase formation chaperone: MCLAIPAKIEAIEGNKAEVDIRGLKRKIGLQLLPDATVGEFVLIHAGFAIQRIDLQEAEETYKLLEDTGITIS, encoded by the coding sequence ATGTGTTTAGCCATACCAGCCAAAATAGAGGCCATCGAGGGAAACAAGGCCGAAGTGGACATCCGGGGATTGAAACGCAAGATAGGCTTGCAGCTGTTGCCTGACGCTACCGTGGGCGAGTTCGTGTTGATTCACGCCGGGTTTGCCATCCAACGGATAGACCTCCAGGAGGCCGAGGAAACATACAAACTGCTGGAAGATACCGGCATCACCATATCCTGA
- a CDS encoding four helix bundle protein produces the protein MDESQVKKVKSFEPFNCLESRQRCTQICLPYRKSITRLRKNSLVSQIKRTVVSITANIAEGYGRYHQNIQYCRQSRGSLSLR, from the coding sequence ATGGATGAAAGCCAAGTGAAGAAAGTAAAGTCCTTTGAACCCTTTAACTGCTTGGAAAGCCGCCAGAGATGTACGCAAATATGCTTACCTTATCGCAAATCAATTACCCGTCTCAGAAAAAATAGTTTAGTAAGTCAAATCAAGAGAACAGTCGTCTCAATTACTGCAAATATCGCTGAAGGCTACGGAAGATATCACCAAAATATACAATATTGCCGGCAGTCCAGAGGATCTCTCTCTCTGAGGTAA
- the hypF gene encoding carbamoyltransferase HypF, with protein sequence MMTAIKIKINGIVQGVGFRPFIYRLAKKHGLTGWVLNSSQGVEIHVQGRSDSSDPFLTGIKSELPPQALIDDLIVSPAVPGEYKDFTIRESLNSDGATRISPDIAVCDDCLAEMLDEKDRRYLYPFINCTNCGPRFSIIQNTPYDRPLTAMADFTMCSDCQREYYDPENRRFHAQPNACPACGPRYWLCDNDGHEIAGKQEAIVQTAKSLMAGDILAIKGIGGFHLACDAGNDATVKKLRDRKNRPDKPLALMCGSVQDVRRICQISEREERVLGSSQAPIVLLVKSKIRNQKSNTISQLIAPGNNCLGVMLPYAPAHHLLFRELKQIYPGLTALVMTSGNIQDEPVVIDDQAALKKLAGIADHFLLNDREIENRNDDAIVFVSDTKNKKSESGKQNNREQAPSHNTNPIVQIVRHSRGYAPNPINLPFSVSPTLAVGGEMKNVFCLASGNKAYASQYIGEMDNLATLDFFAEMIKKYQKWFRIKPETIVHDLHPDYLSTRWAKEQSDVALRAVQHHKAHILSVMADNGKVVPAIGVTFDGTGYGEDGKIWGGEFFVFDGKKIERAGHLEYLPLPGGEASIKKPYRIAAAYSKYLLHELPINLLPKEYQPELEVISKQLDSGFNLAWTSSLGRMFDAVSALLGVCRMITFEAQAAIALENCLALGISGRYEYDVIEQNGQCLITLKKMWQQLTGDVDNGANAGVCAAKFHNTIVDFTLSMCDNLRLKSGIKTVALSGGVFQNRHLLNLVRQGLLQKDYQVLIHRQVPANDGGIALGQVLSGKING encoded by the coding sequence CCAAAAAACACGGTTTGACCGGATGGGTGCTGAATTCCAGTCAGGGAGTGGAGATCCATGTCCAGGGCCGGTCCGACAGCAGCGATCCATTTTTGACGGGTATCAAGAGCGAACTGCCGCCCCAGGCCTTGATCGATGACCTGATTGTTTCCCCGGCCGTGCCCGGGGAATATAAGGATTTCACCATCCGGGAAAGCCTGAACAGCGACGGGGCGACCCGGATCTCCCCCGATATCGCCGTGTGCGACGATTGTCTGGCCGAGATGCTGGATGAGAAGGACAGGCGGTACCTGTATCCCTTCATCAACTGCACCAACTGCGGGCCGCGGTTCTCCATCATCCAAAATACCCCGTACGACCGGCCTTTGACCGCCATGGCGGACTTTACCATGTGCTCCGATTGTCAAAGGGAATATTACGACCCGGAAAACCGCAGGTTCCACGCCCAGCCCAATGCCTGTCCGGCTTGCGGACCGCGGTACTGGCTGTGCGATAATGACGGCCATGAAATTGCCGGGAAACAGGAGGCTATTGTTCAAACAGCAAAATCGCTGATGGCCGGGGATATCTTGGCCATCAAGGGCATCGGGGGATTTCACCTGGCCTGTGATGCCGGAAATGATGCGACGGTCAAAAAACTGCGGGACAGAAAGAACCGGCCGGACAAGCCGCTGGCCCTGATGTGCGGGTCGGTGCAGGATGTCCGGCGTATCTGCCAGATAAGCGAGCGGGAAGAGAGAGTGCTGGGATCAAGCCAGGCGCCGATAGTGCTTTTGGTAAAATCAAAAATCAGAAATCAAAAATCAAATACCATCAGTCAACTGATTGCACCGGGGAACAACTGTCTGGGGGTGATGCTGCCCTATGCGCCGGCGCATCATCTGCTGTTCCGGGAATTGAAACAAATTTACCCTGGTTTAACAGCCCTGGTGATGACCTCGGGCAATATTCAGGACGAGCCGGTGGTCATAGATGACCAGGCGGCTTTAAAAAAACTGGCAGGCATTGCCGATCATTTCCTGCTGAACGACCGGGAAATTGAAAACCGCAACGACGACGCGATAGTCTTCGTAAGCGATACAAAAAATAAAAAATCAGAAAGCGGAAAGCAGAATAACCGAGAACAAGCGCCAAGCCATAATACCAACCCGATTGTACAGATTGTACGCCATTCCCGGGGCTACGCCCCCAATCCCATTAACCTGCCGTTCTCGGTGTCGCCAACCCTGGCGGTGGGCGGAGAGATGAAGAACGTTTTCTGCCTGGCCTCGGGAAATAAGGCCTATGCCAGCCAATATATCGGCGAGATGGACAACCTGGCCACCCTGGATTTCTTCGCGGAGATGATCAAAAAATACCAGAAATGGTTCAGGATAAAGCCGGAAACCATCGTTCACGACCTGCATCCCGATTACCTAAGCACCCGCTGGGCCAAGGAACAATCCGACGTGGCTCTGCGCGCGGTCCAGCATCATAAGGCTCATATCTTAAGCGTCATGGCCGATAACGGCAAAGTGGTCCCGGCCATCGGGGTAACCTTTGACGGCACCGGCTACGGCGAGGACGGAAAGATCTGGGGCGGCGAGTTCTTTGTATTCGACGGCAAGAAGATTGAAAGAGCCGGGCATTTGGAATACCTTCCCCTGCCGGGCGGGGAGGCCTCCATTAAAAAGCCTTATCGGATCGCTGCCGCCTACAGCAAATATCTTTTGCACGAACTGCCGATCAACCTTCTTCCCAAAGAATACCAGCCGGAGTTGGAGGTGATCTCTAAGCAGCTGGACAGCGGTTTCAATCTGGCTTGGACCTCCAGCCTGGGACGCATGTTCGACGCGGTCAGCGCCCTGCTGGGCGTTTGCCGTATGATTACCTTTGAGGCCCAGGCGGCCATAGCTCTGGAGAATTGCCTTGCTTTAGGGATTAGTGGCAGGTATGAGTATGATGTGATTGAACAAAACGGTCAGTGTCTAATAACCTTGAAGAAGATGTGGCAGCAGTTGACAGGTGATGTTGATAATGGCGCAAATGCCGGCGTTTGCGCGGCCAAATTCCACAATACAATTGTTGACTTTACCCTGTCAATGTGCGATAATTTAAGGTTAAAATCAGGTATAAAAACAGTGGCTCTTTCCGGGGGGGTGTTCCAGAACAGGCACCTGTTGAACCTTGTCCGCCAAGGGTTGTTACAAAAAGATTACCAGGTTCTCATCCACAGGCAAGTTCCAGCGAATGACGGCGGCATAGCTTTGGGACAAGTTTTATCGGGTAAAATAAATGGGTAA